A window of Streptomyces sp. NBC_01224 genomic DNA:
GGACCTGTCCCGGGGTGTTCCCCGCAGGCCCCGGACCTTCCCTCGACTTCCCGGGAAGGTCCCCCGGTTCTCAGGCCCGGGTGCCCTGGTCACTCACGAGCGTGCCGATCTTCTCACCCTTGACCGCGCGGGCGATATTGCCCGTGGCGGTCAGCTCGAAGACGAGGATCGGCAGCTGGTTGTCACGGCAGAGCGTGATGGCGGTGGCGTCGGCGATCTTGAGATCGCGGGCGAGCACCTCGCTGTACTCAAGGGCGTCGAACTTCACCGCGTCGGGGTTGGTCTTCGGGTCGGAGTCGTAGACCCCGTCCACCCCGTTCTTGCCCATCAGCAGACCCTGGGCGTCGATCTCCAGGGCGCGCTGGGCGGCAGTGGTGTCGGTGGAGAAGTACGGCATCCCCATGCCGGCGCCGAAGATGACGACACGGCCCTTCTCCAGATGGCGCACGGCGCGCAGCGGGATGTACGGCTCCGCGACCTGTCCCATGGTGATGGCGGTCTGGACGCGGGAGTCGATGCCCTCCTTCTCCAGGAAGTCCTGGAGTGCCAGGCAGTTCATGACCGTGCCGAGCATGCCCATGTAGTCGGAGCGGGCCCGGTCCATGCCGCGCTGCTGGAGCTCGGCACCGCGGAAGAAGTTGCCGCCGCCGATGACGACCGCGATTTGCGCGCCGTCGCGGACGACTGCCGCGATTTCCCGGGCGATGGCGTGTACGACGTCGGGGTCGACACCGAGACCCCCGCCGCCGGCGAACGCCTCTCCGGACAGCTTCAGCATGAAGCGCCCGGGTACCTTGCCGTCGTCGCGCTTGTGGTCACCTGTTGCGGCGTCCGCGCCCTTGTTCATGGAGATTCTCCTCGTGCACATACGAAGAAGGCCATTGCCGGTGGGTCTGGTGTCCCTCAGCGGCAATGGCCTCCTCGTCAAGATCTGCGGTCGTACGGCATGTGTGCGGCCGACGACTGCACCAGACCCTATCGGGGTCCACCGTTGTTCGCGGACGGACTCAGATGCCGACCTTGATGCGCGAGAAGCGCTTCAGGGTGACACCGGCCTCGTCCAGAACCTTCTGGACGGACTTCTTGTTGTCCTTGGCGAACGCCTGCTCCAGGACGACGACGTCCTTGAAGAAACCGTTGACGCGGCCCTCGACGATCTTCGGAAGGGCGGCCTCGGGCTTGCCCTCCTCGCGAGAGGTGGCCTCGGCGACACGACGCTCGTTCTCGACCGTCTCGGCCGGGACCTCGTCGCGGTTGAGGTACTTCGGGGCGAAGGCGGCGATGTGCTGCGCGACGTCCTTGGCGACCTCGGCGTTCTCCTTGTCGAGCTCGACCAGGACGCCGACCTGCGGCGGGAGGTCGGGCATCGTGCGGTGCATGTACGCAGCCACGTAACCGCCGGTGAACTGCGCGAAGCGGTCCAGGACGATCTTCTCGCCGAGGTTGGCGTTGGCCTCGTCGACGTATGCCTGAACGGTCTTGCCGGCCTCGATCTCGGAGGCGAGCAGCGCGGCCAGGTCGGCAGGGGAGGTCGCGGCGACGTGGGCGGCGAGCGTGTTGGCCACGGTCTGGAACTTCTCGCCCTTGGCGACGAAGTCCGTCTCGCACTTCAGCTCGAGCAGAACGCCGGAGGTCTTGTCCTCGGAGATGAGGGAGACGACGGCGCCGTTCTCGGCAGAACGGCCCTCGCGCTTGGCGACGCCCTTCTGACCCTTGATACGGAGCGCCTCGACGGCCTTGTCGACGTTGCCCTCGGCCTCGTCGAGCGCCTTCTTGCAGTCCATCATGCCGGCGCCGGTCAGCTCGCGGAGCTTCTTGACGTCAGCGGCGGTGTAGTTCGCCATGAGTCTGTGTTTCTCTCTCGAAGTCTGAAAGATCTACGGGTGGACGGCGGGGGCAGTGCTCGTGGCACCGGCCCCCGCCGTCATTCAGCCGTGACGGAGGTGTCAGGCCTGCTCGGCGTCCGCGGCCGGAGCCTCGGCAGCGGGGGCCTCGGCAGCAGGGGCCTCGGCAGCGGCCTCGGCCGGCGTCTCGGCGGCGTCCGCGACCTTTTCGGTCTCAGCAGAGGTCTGCACCTCGGCGTCGGCCTTCTTGTCGCCCTCGAGCAGGTCGCGCTCCCACTCGGCGAG
This region includes:
- the tsf gene encoding translation elongation factor Ts yields the protein MANYTAADVKKLRELTGAGMMDCKKALDEAEGNVDKAVEALRIKGQKGVAKREGRSAENGAVVSLISEDKTSGVLLELKCETDFVAKGEKFQTVANTLAAHVAATSPADLAALLASEIEAGKTVQAYVDEANANLGEKIVLDRFAQFTGGYVAAYMHRTMPDLPPQVGVLVELDKENAEVAKDVAQHIAAFAPKYLNRDEVPAETVENERRVAEATSREEGKPEAALPKIVEGRVNGFFKDVVVLEQAFAKDNKKSVQKVLDEAGVTLKRFSRIKVGI
- the pyrH gene encoding UMP kinase — encoded protein: MNKGADAATGDHKRDDGKVPGRFMLKLSGEAFAGGGGLGVDPDVVHAIAREIAAVVRDGAQIAVVIGGGNFFRGAELQQRGMDRARSDYMGMLGTVMNCLALQDFLEKEGIDSRVQTAITMGQVAEPYIPLRAVRHLEKGRVVIFGAGMGMPYFSTDTTAAQRALEIDAQGLLMGKNGVDGVYDSDPKTNPDAVKFDALEYSEVLARDLKIADATAITLCRDNQLPILVFELTATGNIARAVKGEKIGTLVSDQGTRA